The DNA segment CGCCGAGCTGGCCGACCTCGACGTCGCCGGCGTGCTGCTCTCCCCCGGGCCCGGGACCCCCACCGACGCCGGGGTGACCGTGCCGATGGTGCGCGCCGCCGCCGCGGCCGGGGTGCCGGTGCTGGGGGTCTGCCTGGGCCACCAGGCCATCGCAGAGGCCTTCGGTGGCGTCGTGGGCCGCGCGCCCGAGCTGCTGCACGGGAAGACCAGCCAGGTCGTGCACGACGGCGTGGGCGTCCTCGCCGGGCTGGCGTCCCCGTTCACCGCCACCCGGTACCACTCGCTGGCCGTGGAGGCCGACAGCGTGCCCGCCGAGCTGGAGGTCACCGGGCGGACCCCGTCGGGCATCGTCATGGCGCTGCGGCACCGGGAGCTGCCCATCGAGGGCGTCCAGTTCCACCCCGAGTCGGTGCTGACCGAGGGCGGCCACCAGCTGCTCGCCAACTGGCTGACCAGCTGCGGCCTGGCACCCGATCCGGCCCGGCTGGCGGCCGCCGAGGCCGCCGCCCACCGGCTCACCGTCGCCACCGTCTAGCGGCCCGGGCCGCCTCAGCCGGTGGGGCTGGGGAGCGCCGTCGTGGTCGGCGGGGTGGTCGGTGCCGTCGTCGGGGCGGTGGTGGTGGCGGGGGTCGTCGGCGTGGTCGGCGCCTCGCTCGGGATCGGGACGGCGATCAGCAGCGTGACCACGTCGCCCTGGCCGACCGCGGACCGCGGGCCCGGGTCGCTGTCCACCACGTTGCCGGCGGCCACGGCGTCGCTCTCGGCGTTCGTCGTCTCGATGTTGCCGTTGTCGATGCCGGCCGCCACCAGCTGCTCGCGGGCCGCGGACTCGGTCAGCCCGCGCACGTCGGGGAGCTCGATCGAGCCGGTGGAGACGCTCAGCGTGATCCGGGTGTCCGGCGCGGCCTGCGAGCCCGCTGCCGGGTCGACGGAGATGACCTGGCCCTCGGGTGCCAGCGAGCGCTCCTGCTGGGTGCTGATGCTGCCGGTGAACCCGGCGTTCTCGAGCGCGTCGACCGCGGCGTCCTGGGCCTGACCGACCACGTTCGGCACGGCGATGGTGTTGGGCCCGCCGCCGATGACCAGGCGCACCGGTGCCTGCGGGTCGGCCTTCTCGCCGGAGGCCGGGTCGGAGCTGAGCACGGTGTCCTTCTGCGCCTCGGTGCTCGCCTCCCGGCTGATCGTGCCGACGGTGAGCCCGGCCGCGGTGATCGCCGCCGTCGCCTCGTCCTGGGTCCGGCCGATCAGGTCCGGCACGGTCACCTGGGTGACGGCCGGCGGCGCGTCGTCGCCGTTGCCGCTGGTCAGCGCCAGCGCGATGGCGACCGCCCCGCCGATGAGCACCAGGGCGCCGACCACCAGGGCGATGACCCGGTTCCGCCGGCGCTTCCGCGCGTCCTCGTCGTCCCAGCCGTCGTCGTAGCCCAGGCCGCCCGCGGCCGCCCCGATGATCGTGGTCTTCTCGGCGTCGCTCATCACCGGCGTCGCCTCGACCCGCTGACCGGCGACCGCGCGCAGCAGGTCCGCGCGCATGTCAGCGGCCGACTGGTAGCGGTTGGCCGGGTTCTTGCTCATCGCCTTGAGCAGGATGGCGTCGAGCTCCGGGGGGATCGCCGGGTTGATCGACGACGGCGTCTTCGGGTCCTCGCGCACGTGCTGGTACGCGACGGCGACCGGCGAGTCACCGGTGAACGGCGGGGTGCCGGTGACGAGTTCGTAGAGCAGGCAGCCGGCCGAGTAGACGTCCGAGCGGGCGTCCACGCCCTCGCCGCGGGCCTGCTCGGGGGAGAGGTACTGCGCGGTGCCGATGACGGCCGCGGTGGAGGTCATCGTCGCGGCCGAGTCGGAGACCGCCCGGGCGATGCCGAAGTCCATCACCTTGACGGTGCCCTGCGGGGTGATCATGACGTTCCCGGGCTTCACGTCCCGGTGCACGATGCCGTTGCGGTGGCTGAAGTCCAGGGCCGCGCAGATGTCCGCGGTCAGCGACATGGCCCGGTCGGGGGAGAGCGGGCCCTCCCGGCGCAGGACGTCGCGCAGCGTCTCGCCCTCGACGTACTCCATGACGATGTACGGCGTCGCCCCCGCGGGCCCGCGGTCCTCACCGGTGTCGTACACCGCGACGATCGCCGGGTGGTTCAGCGAGGCCGCGGCCTGCGCCTCGCGACGGAACCGC comes from the Modestobacter italicus genome and includes:
- the pknB gene encoding Stk1 family PASTA domain-containing Ser/Thr kinase; this translates as MTTPSVLGERYEIGGVLGRGGMAEVHRGRDLRLGREVAVKVLRQDLARDPSSQVRFRREAQAAASLNHPAIVAVYDTGEDRGPAGATPYIVMEYVEGETLRDVLRREGPLSPDRAMSLTADICAALDFSHRNGIVHRDVKPGNVMITPQGTVKVMDFGIARAVSDSAATMTSTAAVIGTAQYLSPEQARGEGVDARSDVYSAGCLLYELVTGTPPFTGDSPVAVAYQHVREDPKTPSSINPAIPPELDAILLKAMSKNPANRYQSAADMRADLLRAVAGQRVEATPVMSDAEKTTIIGAAAGGLGYDDGWDDEDARKRRRNRVIALVVGALVLIGGAVAIALALTSGNGDDAPPAVTQVTVPDLIGRTQDEATAAITAAGLTVGTISREASTEAQKDTVLSSDPASGEKADPQAPVRLVIGGGPNTIAVPNVVGQAQDAAVDALENAGFTGSISTQQERSLAPEGQVISVDPAAGSQAAPDTRITLSVSTGSIELPDVRGLTESAAREQLVAAGIDNGNIETTNAESDAVAAGNVVDSDPGPRSAVGQGDVVTLLIAVPIPSEAPTTPTTPATTTAPTTAPTTPPTTTALPSPTG
- a CDS encoding aminodeoxychorismate/anthranilate synthase component II, which codes for MATLDAPRPVLVVDNFDSFVYNLVQYLGQLGVPSVVRRNDAVTIAELADLDVAGVLLSPGPGTPTDAGVTVPMVRAAAAAGVPVLGVCLGHQAIAEAFGGVVGRAPELLHGKTSQVVHDGVGVLAGLASPFTATRYHSLAVEADSVPAELEVTGRTPSGIVMALRHRELPIEGVQFHPESVLTEGGHQLLANWLTSCGLAPDPARLAAAEAAAHRLTVATV